The following DNA comes from Fusarium fujikuroi IMI 58289 draft genome, chromosome FFUJ_chr03.
CAAGGTGGGCTGTCAACGTCGATACTTGCATCCATGTGGGATGGCTGGTAACTAGGACTTGGACGAAAGGTTCCGTGCATGTCAGGATGAATAAGGACTGGGAGGACCTAGTCAGTCTTCCACGTAGTAGGTACTAGTACAGCCTACCTAGGCTGTtgtagtgatgatgatattctCATGATATCCATTGCACTGTTTACTGATTACCTATAGAGCTCTATACGTATTCGGGTatacatacctaggtaggtacctacctatgtgATGTGACAGCCCTTAGTCGAGACACTGGATGTTGTCTTAATAAGCATCCCGATCCCCCACAGTCGAAGTTTTTGTCTTTTCTGTTTGGCCGGCAATAAACGAGTATCGCTTTTGGTCTAAGCATGCATGCAATTGAGTCGCTTGCACTCTATTGGCTGCCAAGGTGTCTGGATCGCATCACTGTCATTATGGAAGCCATTCTTACATCACACTCCCAAAGAAGCGTGGTGGAAGTGCCTCTTTTTATGGTGTTACCCCCCTGTGAGACCCGATTAGTGGGTTTTATCGACCCGCACCGCAGTCCCTTGAACTGCTTCGATAAGGTATAAATCGATGTAGTCTATTTCCCTTCCTTTTCCCCGTTACCTACTTACTCATTTCGGTGAACACTGAGCATTTGGATGTAACCAGGACAGGGATGTTGTCATGTTTAGTTACTGAGTGGAGTCAACAATCAATCACTTTCTCCGAAGACTGGTAGCCTAAGTCAAGACAAGTCAAGACCCTTGCACCGGTGACATTCTTGGGCGGCCGATTCTGATCTTTTCttatatgtatgtatgtatatcaACTTTGTTGGTTTCCGCTTCCTACTGTCTCGTCTATTAATCACGGAATTTCCTCACTCAAAAGTCATCTTTGAAGTGTGCCACTCGTTGTTCGATGCAGTCTGCATAAGGTACAACAAACAATCTCTTGTCAAGCCTAATACCATTACAACAGTTCTTCGTCATTATCTCTAGAGGCAGCCATCATGGTTTCAGCTTCGCCAGGACACGAAAGAGACCACAATGGAATGGCCTCACCTCGCCAAAAACAAGAGGCTTGGTGGAGAATCCACCTCTTTCGTGGTATGGTCAGTGACATCCGTCGACGAATACCATACTATGTCAGCGACTGGACGGACGCGTGGGACTATCGTGTAGTCCCTGCTACAGTGTATATGTATTTTGCCAAGTCAgtatctccatctcatcttgtcttgccttCGTTACATATTAAACTGCGTGTGGCGCTGActtctcatcaagcatcCTCCCTGCCCTGGCTTTCTCTCTCGACATGTTCCAGAAAACAGGGTCAAACTATGGCGTCAACGAAGTTTTACTCTCCTCTGTTCTTGGGGCGGTTATCTTCTCTCTATTTGCTGCACAACCGCTGGTCATTGTTGGAGTTACGGGTAATTTGATCTCCCTTTCCTACTACGCCGAGCTGTCCCTCTAACCATGCTTCTCTAGGCCCAATAACCGTCTTCAACTAGTAAGATTACTGCTACTCACAAATGAATTTGCATCGTGGAGCTGACCTGGGCCTTTGAAGCACCGTATATGATATCATGAAGCCAACCGGCGTCAATTATATTGGCTTCATGTGCTGGATCGGCATGTAAGTCGGCGTTCACCGTGCAACACGGGGCTCTTTTCAATTTCCACAGTTTGGTAACTGATCCATCCAGTTGGTCACTTATCCTTCACTGGATTCTCGCCGTAACGAACTCGTGCAACTGGCTTCGATGGGTCACGCGCTTCCCCTGTGACATCTTTGGGTTTTACGTCGCTTTTATCTACCTACAAAAGGGCATTCAAGTCCTCGAACATCTCGGTAGAGGACAAGAGTTCTATCTCTCCATCGTTGCcgctcttcttgtcttcatgGTAGCATACGTTTGCGGCGAACTTGGCGGAAGCAGCCTTTTCCGCCACCCCTTGCGCGTGTTTCTCAAGGACTACGGCACACCTTTGACAATCATCTTTTTCACTGGCTTTGTCCATTTCGGCCGTATGCAGgaggttgatcttgaggtttTGCCCACTGGCATCGCCTTTGAGCCTACCAGTGGCCGCGATTGGCTCGTCCGCTTCTGGGATTTGAGCGTGGGCGACATCTTTCTAGCTCTGCCCTTTGCAGTCCTTCTGACCATTCTCTTCTGGTTCGATCATAATGGTATGTTATAGAATAGTGAATTCCTGGCAACCTTGCTTACAACCAAAGTTTCTTCACTTATCGCCCAGGGCAGCGAGTTTCCACTTCGCAAACCTGCTGGTTTTCACTGGGATATATTCCTCCTCGGTTTGACAACTGGTGTTGCAGGTATCCTTGGCCTACCGTTTCCCAATGGTCTCATCCCTCAAGCACCCTTCCATACGGAGTCGCTCTGTGTTACAAAAGCTGtcaaggaagatgatgacgatggcaacCCAGTAGGCGGTGGCTATTCCTTCGAGGCCACACACGTTGTAGAGCAACGGTTTTCCAACTTTGCTCAAGGTCTCCTTACTTTGGGTACTATGACGGGACCCCTTTTAGTGGTCCTTCACTTGATTCCCCATGGTGTGCTCGCGGGTCTGTTCTTTGTTATGGGTGTCCAGGCCCTTGAGGGGAATGGTATCACGAGCAAGCTTATTTTCCTAGCGCGCGATCGGACTCTCACGCCTTCAAACAGCCCCTTACTTCATATTCGCCGGCGCTCAGCTATCTGGTACTTTGTCCTCATCGAGCTCGTCGGCTTCGGTGCCACCTTTGCTATCACCCAGACTGTAGCCGCTGTCGGCTTCCCTGTCATCATCTTTGCTCTAATACCAATCCGTGCTCTCCTACTTCCCTGCATATTCTCCCCCGAGGaactctctcttcttgaccAGCCAACAGCCTCCGATTTCATCATGGAAGGAATCGGGGGGTCATGGGGCGGCAAGGACGACGAAAAACCTGCTTTGCAACAGAGAGATGCCCTCCGACGTCCAGAACATCGCGATAGTGTGCTTGCGCATCCTGGTGCCCCTAGAAGGAGTCAGGAGGATCTTGCAGAGCTAGGTCAAATACAATCTGGGCAGAGCACAgcgacaagaaggaggagtttgGAGAGACGACAACAAAGAAAGTCAACCCCATAGAATAAAGTATGATTTATGTTTTTGATAGAAAGATACAAGCCGATGAGATAACATGTTTGGAGGATATACCACTGTTTGATAGTCTCTCATCCCCAGTAGGGACTGTACGTTACTTAAAAATCTAGAATCAATCTTCGTTTACCATATAAGGGGAAAAGCCACTCTGGTCTAGGcaggctaggggaggaaagaaaacttaggaccttaACCCCTAAACGATAAAAATATTAGTAAGTCTAGCTTAAGCTTAGGAGGCattttactaagtttatttcaGTATCCTCTTTTtaagtcttgagttttcttgctccctaaGTGCAGGCCTTGCACCCAGTTCTCCCGAGTCTTGGCCATGACTTCCACAGGATAGTATGGCAGAGCTTTGGTGGTGACATCCGTTCATTAAATCTAGACGTATCCTCCCTCTGCCCCTTTCCCACCATGCTATATAGCATGAACGCTTCAGACGCCAGTAATTATGCTACTTAATATctactcatcatcatcatcactatccACCACAAACCCACTCCGTACACGCGGTCTTCGAGTTACGACAGGtgcttcatcctcatcctcattcCCATCTCCATTCCTATTCACGCCGCCcatttcctcatcctcgtcaggCTGAGTCTTTTCAACACTGATTCGTCTCCTCTTGCAACCCTCTCCATCACTGCCATCTGGCAATACTCCTTCTGGCTGCCCCCcgttctcttcctcaagagtTGTATTCATTGCCCTAAGAATGAAATCATCACCAGAATCAGAATCGTCACCTCCCTGATGCTCCTCACTACTTGATGCAGATTCTGTAGCTGCAATTCCACGCTTTCTAGTTGGCTTTTTAGATACAATAAGGCGTTCCGCAACGTGGCGGATGGCCGATGCCTTTGCTTCTGCCTCTCGTTCCCGAGCGTAGAAGAGTTCGTCGTATTCAGAATCCGTTTCATCGTCCTCGGGCCTTACATACTTTTCTGATCTCAAGCGCTTCAccttttcttgctcttttCTTCGCCTTTCTTCAcgcttcttttgtctttcttcttcggTAAGTTCTTTTCGAGGCCTACGTTTCCTGGGTGACTTCTTGgggtcatcttcttcgtcaatgGGTTTGCGCACCGTGGGACCGAGGGGTCCGAACATGGGGTCGTCAAGctcgccctcctcatcatcatcgaaatCGGCCTTCTTGCGTGGCGCACTCTTGCGTTTCAACTGGTGTTCTGCCAGAACTCCCTCGTCAAATGTTGGAGGGCTGAACTCGGCTTGGTTGATGTAGTGGATGGCATCCGTGAGAACATCGGCAGAGACATCAGAAGGTATGATCCATGCGGACTCGGGTGTTTCATCTGATGCCGGGCCTAATAGCTGAAGACCAACAAGTTTCATAAGAAGTCGCATATGAGAGTTCTTGAACATGGCATTACGACGGTCCTTATCATCTGGACGCACGACTAGGCATTATTAGTGAAGGAACCAATACTCGAATCTCATTGAACTCACAAAATATAGGAGGAGCTTTTGGCCCCGACTCTGTTGGCTGTTCCTCAGCATCGTCTTGTACAGGCTCAACTGAAGCCATTGCCTCTTCCGCTGCCATAAAAGCTTTACGTTCGCTCTCAGCGTCGCCGAGGATTTTCTTGATCCAAGCGACATGGTTTACCTGGTTCTTGTCCAACATTGCTCCAACGACAATGGCGATCTGCCGGTCTAGCTCTTCAGTGTTTTTGAAGACCAGCTCAGCTGCAGGTTTGGCTTTGCTGGCTGCAGTGACAGTTTGTCGTTCGAAACCGTACTCGAGAAAGAAGGCAGTGCTAGATCCCTTGCTGAAGAGCATCTCCACAAGCAGTTCTGGTCGCtgttcaagcttcttgaagcaTTTGCGCAGTATCTGCTTCACCAACTCTTCCCACTCCTTGAACACCCTAGAGGACTTGTCAAGCGCAGCAGGGCCTTTGATCATGTTATAAAAGAGGTGAATTATGTCCACACGAAATAGCATGACACTCGCCTCTGCTTTGAAAGCCACGCGATAGAAATATCGATGCGCTCGCTTGAGTTGCGAGTCTGTCAGATCACGGTAATACTTGGTGAAAGCGACAAATGTATCCACTACGCTCTGGGGCGTGAAACGCGTTGCAAAGCGATGAAAGTCGAACTTTCGTTCTTTAGTTGTTCGTTCAGCGGATGCGGCATCATTGTCTGAACCGTCATTCTCGTCATTGTCATTTTCGATTCCTGCAGCGTCTTgggcagccttcttcttccgtcGAGTTCGCTTCCGCGAGCGAACTTGCATATCGATGTTCTGCTTTGAGTATCCTTCCAGAATACGGAGGAAGTGGTGGACCAGTTCCGTGGCAGCATCAAGGTAGTTGAAGCTTTGGTCCTTGTAAGTTCTGATAATGGTGGCAATTGCATCGTGGGTTGCTTCTTCGTAAAATAGACGACTAAGCACGTTTTCGGCGATCTCTTCGTTGTCCTCGTTGCCTGACTCTGACATTTCCTGCACGGTGAGAAGGATCTGGGTGAAACAACGCATAACAGCGGTTAATTCATGCCAATCTTTCATCTCCAGCGACTCATGGAGAGCTTTATTGAGAGTGATGAACATCTCCTGGTTGAGAACACCTGCAACAAGGTTGAAACTGCTGATGTCCTCGCTGGGATTCTTAGTCGACTGTTTCCCTGCCTTGCGCCTCATGCGCTCGGCTTCTAGGAACCATGCTACCAAGTAGCAAAATTGACGGCGGTGATACTGCATTACATGTGGTGCCTCCCTATCAATGGTTTTGCGGACATGTTGGAATAGGGGGTTGAAGCCCGAGTCAAGGAAATCTTCGACAAACAATCGCAACTGGTCATAAGCACGAGAATTAAGCTTAGTTGGCAACCCgagatctttctcatctttaTCCCCTTTTCGTGCTCGGCGAGGAGGTCGGAAAGTTTTTGAGTTATCCATCTTTTGATTCCTCATGGAGGCATCAGCCAGCGCATCTTGGCCCGAAAGTGATGACATCTTGCCGTCGTCTCGCTTCACCCAAATCATGGTACCGAATCGGTTGTGGCGAGTTGGGCCTTTGCGGTTGTATGCCTTCAACATGGACGACTCCTTACTCATCATATCGGCG
Coding sequences within:
- a CDS encoding related to chloride-bicarbonate anion exchanger AE2 yields the protein MVSASPGHERDHNGMASPRQKQEAWWRIHLFRGMVSDIRRRIPYYVSDWTDAWDYRVVPATVYMYFANILPALAFSLDMFQKTGSNYGVNEVLLSSVLGAVIFSLFAAQPLVIVGVTGPITVFNYTVYDIMKPTGVNYIGFMCWIGIWSLILHWILAVTNSCNWLRWVTRFPCDIFGFYVAFIYLQKGIQVLEHLGRGQEFYLSIVAALLVFMVAYVCGELGGSSLFRHPLRVFLKDYGTPLTIIFFTGFVHFGRMQEVDLEVLPTGIAFEPTSGRDWLVRFWDLSVGDIFLALPFAVLLTILFWFDHNVSSLIAQGSEFPLRKPAGFHWDIFLLGLTTGVAGILGLPFPNGLIPQAPFHTESLCVTKAVKEDDDDGNPVGGGYSFEATHVVEQRFSNFAQGLLTLGTMTGPLLVVLHLIPHGVLAGLFFVMGVQALEGNGITSKLIFLARDRTLTPSNSPLLHIRRRSAIWYFVLIELVGFGATFAITQTVAAVGFPVIIFALIPIRALLLPCIFSPEELSLLDQPTASDFIMEGIGGSWGGKDDEKPALQQRDALRRPEHRDSVLAHPGAPRRSQEDLAELGQIQSGQSTATRRRSLERRQQRKSTP
- a CDS encoding related to TOF1-topoisomerase I interacting factor 1 encodes the protein MELADGSTDIVHPEVRAHINSLVSALGGISADDDGGYQLGDDALEVLRDLKRWIRFYDEKTNRMDVARCIHEANLIEGDLLPILSTWPENATDSKFKSRIALACFELMVPLTWPMARDRERMTVNHHRHMPVLELAQVGYKRAVINYDGARVLHTAVRVALPSMAIPIGDRTQRDHGIIKLVLFFLRNIAMIEPPPDVKYEGDESQISRSATIDAFSYQDIFLVLLTLASNMGEDFRTEDTSVMEIIYHLVKQVDIEKLFMNEQQLSKAKAGELADMMSKESSMLKAYNRKGPTRHNRFGTMIWVKRDDGKMSSLSGQDALADASMRNQKMDNSKTFRPPRRARKGDKDEKDLGLPTKLNSRAYDQLRLFVEDFLDSGFNPLFQHVRKTIDREAPHVMQYHRRQFCYLVAWFLEAERMRRKAGKQSTKNPSEDISSFNLVAGVLNQEMFITLNKALHESLEMKDWHELTAVMRCFTQILLTVQEMSESGNEDNEEIAENVLSRLFYEEATHDAIATIIRTYKDQSFNYLDAATELVHHFLRILEGYSKQNIDMQVRSRKRTRRKKKAAQDAAGIENDNDENDGSDNDAASAERTTKERKFDFHRFATRFTPQSVVDTFVAFTKYYRDLTDSQLKRAHRYFYRVAFKAEASVMLFRVDIIHLFYNMIKGPAALDKSSRVFKEWEELVKQILRKCFKKLEQRPELLVEMLFSKGSSTAFFLEYGFERQTVTAASKAKPAAELVFKNTEELDRQIAIVVGAMLDKNQVNHVAWIKKILGDAESERKAFMAAEEAMASVEPVQDDAEEQPTESGPKAPPIFFVRPDDKDRRNAMFKNSHMRLLMKLVGLQLLGPASDETPESAWIIPSDVSADVLTDAIHYINQAEFSPPTFDEGVLAEHQLKRKSAPRKKADFDDDEEGELDDPMFGPLGPTVRKPIDEEDDPKKSPRKRRPRKELTEEERQKKREERRRKEQEKVKRLRSEKYVRPEDDETDSEYDELFYAREREAEAKASAIRHVAERLIVSKKPTRKRGIAATESASSSEEHQGGDDSDSGDDFILRAMNTTLEEENGGQPEGVLPDGSDGEGCKRRRISVEKTQPDEDEEMGGVNRNGDGNEDEDEAPVVTRRPRVRSGFVVDSDDDDE